The DNA sequence TAAATGTAGGGCTGCAGCATCAGTCCACTGTCCAAGACTTCACCGCTGACAATCAGGTAGGAAGACACAACACATATTTAAATAAGTTTAACCTCTAATaattcatctttccttcttttttaatgtgtgctTTGTATCCTGCAGAATCCAGACTTGGATACTTTGCAGTACGTTGCTCTGGACCTCAAAAAGGGGCACAACAAGAGCCGGAGACTGAGGAGCCCAGAGGAGGAGACGGTCTACTCTGCAGTGAGAAAGTCTACATAAAGtgaagttttctgttttattagaATCAAAGTGTTTCCAGTTATAACCCCTGCTGCTCTCCTTCTACGCCCTGCTACTTCAGTTTCTCTTATATCTTTATAATATGATCCAGATTTATGCTCCTTACACATTTAATAACGTTAAATCCTGCGTTTACTCCACATCTATGTAAATAGTATATTCCTACAAGTATATAATAAATACCATTTCTATAAATAATGTCTCTTTCGTCTTAGAATAGCACCTCATGTCTCAGTCTTTTAAAGCTGCGATGCTTATTTCAGCTGCAGACCTTTATGAAATAATATGAGCAGAATATAGACTCCTTTATTTATCCTATTAATACTATCcttatgtgatgtgtgtgagttCACTTCCAAAATGTgtaatatgttttatatttgatttgctAAATAGACGGGGGAACCTGtattcacaaaaaaatacaggttggagagcagaggcttcaggatagcggaggtgtggcctaacagcagtttgttttggtttcatgctggtgctcaagggcgacatctactggatcaaaaaaaagttgcacatttaattttttttattgaagtttaaattattttattatcaatattaaacataaatgttgccatttgattCATTGTACCAGAGTAAGCTCACAAAAATGCCTTTAAAGTCacggtacacacacacttaaaacaacagcagctgaagAACTGTAATTTGTATTCTGGGCTGTAGGCGAAGCATTTCTgattcctacatttcccataatgcaacctTGAAGACATCATCcggataatttttttttttttgaaaatatttcagaagACGCCCAGCTGTTTCAGGCATTCTCTCCATGTGTAAATTTGGTGGACTGACCCTTTAAATTCACCATCAGGCCTTTCTCTTAGCTTTGCTGTGTGCAGTTCATCTTGTGGTCAGCAGGGAGCAGCAGTCCACCTACAGATATCACACAGGTGTTAGAtcatgaatgttttaaataactGTATGCTGGTTGATTTAAAGAAAGGACTAAAGCCACTGTTACCACTAGACAGTGAGGACCACACAGATTAGTTGTTGATAGTAAAGTCCCGTAGAGCATCAATACAGTAGATCATTTTAGCTTCATAGCAGTTCTGCCCACAGCGTGATGTGTAGATGTACTATTGTGGTCGACATAAAAACAGATCTCATCTCTAACCTATTTTCAGAGCTCAGTTGGTACCAAGAGAGAAATATCTTGTGTCATTATGTGATCCTATCATGTTCCCTCAATTACTGtggtaaaatgtaaatatgaatgtagcTGCTTTGAGATGTTTTTACCACATTAAGTAATTAATTAGCCTTATattgctttggaaaaaaaagacaaaaatggacGTTTGCACTTCCTCAGATTAAACCCTCGACCTCTCCCACTACAGTAAACAATGAAAGTTGACGAGCTGTTTGATTCACGCGTTTTGCTCGACTTCTGTGTTGTTTCTCCTAAATGCTCTTAATGAAAGATGTACTtttaagaaagtaaaaaaaagaagaaaactctCATCTGAGTTTCTGCTTTGGTCAAGCTCGCCCACGTTCAgttcaggtgtttttttccGCCCTCCCCTCCGCCTGACAGGATGTCTGTGTGGTTTTATAGTGTTTGTTTCAGTTGCTTCTCAACAACAACTATGTTGTTTCACAGGCATACTAATGTACTTGATATAGTCTTACACTTAAAGgaagttaaagaaaaacaacctaCACTACATAGTTTGACTTGAAGCAGTCGTAGTATTGAAGGAGGAAGGACATCTTTTGATTTATTCAGATCACTTTTAATAGAAATAATTCCGcaaaaattagttatttttcaACCCTTAACTGACCTGATGTACTTCCAATTCCAGGCATAAAACAATGTGCTGCCACATCATGTCTAATGAGGATCTAAGGTAGCAGCTCCTGATGTGTTTGACTTATTCCTAACAGTTATGACTGACAAACTGAGTCAAACAGCAAAGACAGCTTCTGTCAAAGACATCCCAAAAATACCAAACCCCCACCATCAAGATATCCTTTCAATTGGAGGTGCTAGACTCAAAATTATGGGACTGATACAAGATGGAAAGACAGTTTCTCATTTTGTAACCCACGGCAGATGCAATTTTTTTCCATCTCCACTGACTCTCAATAGAGAGTGTGCACACAAAGCTGACAGTTTTAAAAAGGTGATTACAAGCAGTAGAGTAAGGTGTATCTGCTGATATAAAATTAAATGCTAAACATTAGCAGAAAGACAACAGATATTAATACACCAGGACAAACTGGCCTTCACAATctagaaataattatttttgcaaAATCAGCTCCAAATCACAATTTTCTATATTTGAGTAGTTTGCAGTAAACTTGTTGTCGCTCCACGTGGCTCTGCAGCCCAACACCTACAGTAAGCGAAATTACTTGCTACTGTAGCTACTGTACTTTCATATTTTAAAGCCATTGGGTATTGTTTCACAAGAGGTGCCAGTGACTTAATTAAAGTGCCGTCTGATAAGAAGCATGTCAAATTTTTACAGACACAAGAAAGAGCTCAGTGACGGAGCTCCAAATATCAGTGCAGACGCCAAAGAATTCAGTTTAACAAGCAGCCGTGTCTGCAACTTGTCAAAACCACAGTAAACAACTCTTCTGAATATAGCACGATCCAGGAAGTACAGGTGAGAAGGCTGATGCTGAGACTTCTGTTCTTTTACGTACATAGAGACCGCAAAGATCAAAACACTTTCAAAGTCACACACAGAAGCTCGTTTCTGCTCGGTAAAAGGCTGCAGTGTGGTTAACATTGCTTTAGAGTCTGTTAGGACCAACACAAGTATATGATCTTTGAATTCTTTCAAGCTTGTGTAATACAAACAAGTCACACGCCCTTAGATTAACTAATGTTTCAAATTGCACAACCCCATAAAAATGACATGACTGcaacaaataaagtaaatatcTGTGTATGGTTATAAACATTTCCTGCAGTTTTCTCTCATCTGTCCATCTTGAATGGTGTGCTTGTGAAGGGGTTGAGGGGTATAGGAGCCCTCAGGTTTTATCTCCAAAAGAAATCCACATTGACTTATTGTCTTTGCCTGAACCATGACCTTTCCTTAACCTAACCAAACAAGAGTCAGAGCCCCAATCTAATCAAACCACAAATGTCCCACGCAGTTAACTACTCATAGGGAAGGTTTATGCACCACCACTACAGGGCAGATTCTTGTTTATAATGACGCAATGAAGGGAAAAACCATGCAGGTCTTGGtctctggtcttgaaaaatgaagctgatgcggaagtgaaaaatcccctagttcatcgagtgtccatttgagtctggctgcagaagcaccagaagtcacacacacatccccattcaaaaaagcctgttttaacagcagaaataaacatgtttacaacctggttccaaaaacaaaaatgtcttatTAGCTCATGTTTTGAGTGGCACTCAGTGATCCGTTTctttataactcatctgttttgatttgatgaaggataagagttattcacaataaggcacaGGTGGGCGTagtgtaatggtttgtcagaGAGGCttaaacctgcctcagctccagctcttatcTGAAAGTTaaggtgagacaggatttccagcatggcgtcCACCTTAATGGGACACTAAAGACCACTGCAGTAACagaggggtgacatcactcaggcttcatccattaattaCAGTCTCTGGGAACAACTCAGATTCTTTCAGGGAAGGTTGACCTGATGTGAGCGAGCCAGGTTGATAGTCATAATGAGCAAGCACAATAACTGAAGCGATTCATCTCAGCAGACTCATTCGGTTTTTGGTTGGCCTTCTTCCACTTTTTCGACATTCACTGATCCACAACTATGGATAAAGTGTGGTCATAAGTCCATGAACAGCCCATGCTCAAGCTGTCGCCACATTTTTATctataatttcctttttttaaatttttgggACTATATAGTTAAAGCTGACTAAAACCTATGGCCAATTCCTCTCCGTCGTCATGCTATGTGTACTCAAAAGTCGCCTTAGACCGTGAgagattttcactttttacagTCGGGGTCCTGTTTGTTGGACTCTATCACAGTGTGGTGTTCTGTATTAGTCATATTGTTTCTCTCTACACACTTTAGGAACAAAACTGTTTTATCTCTCATTGTCATCATGCCGTGTGTCTGTTAAGATTTCTAAAATCTTTGTGTTTATCTCAGGCTTGAGAGAGCATGTGTTATTCCAGCTTAATGCATCTGAAACAACTTACTATTCCCTTTCTGTGGACTTCACCATTTAAATGCACAATATTTAAATCCCGCCACCAGGGGACTCTCAAGCAAAATAACAGAAAGATGACatcaaggctggcggggaatcaagAAAAACGAACTCCGACTAGGCCGTAGTCAAGATGGACAGGCGAAACCcactgaggaagagaatatgtttacagacgatgtttccaagtataatttacatgacgtttttatcacagcagcacatacagcaacagtacggcagcttttaGTAGCAGCTCCCACTTCCTTCCGCAGTGGTCTTTGACTTAACGTCTGGTGTTTtcttggcaacgataaacattcttTCTGTCATGGTGGCTCAGTACAAGACACACCCTGttacaactgtaaaaaaaaggatttctctggttttTATAGCTGTTGGAAAAACCTGAGGTAAATattcacaaaaaatatatataacatgggTTAATTTTTAGTTagtttagatattttaatgtaaacattgtaataaaattctacatattgtacctttaaacacacacgtCCCCACAAGTACACATCCTAATTCAATGAATAATTACAATGCATACACAAATCTGGCCAAGATAATGACAAACTTGTGCCATGGCATTGGAGGGCAGCATGTTTGCCAAATAGAAGAAAAACCTTCTGAAGAGAACAAACACTGACATGCAGTTTCTTCTACACCTCCGTTCAAAAGTGGACTTGCAGCTGTAGAACAAAGTTGTGGCACTTACTGTCGTCACCTGATGTCTGACCAATCACAAACAGCCCTCGTTTTCTATAAGAGTTAGGTGGTGCCATcaactcaaagaaaagaaactggAGCTCTGTAGCGATGGTGCCACACATTCTTCTGGTGCTTCTTGGTGGAATGTGTAAGtaccttttatattttttgactGTCCTGAAAAGACGTCTGAGTGAAATGTTTTAGGTTTTCTAAGGATGTATGATATgcctttttacatttatttgcaGGTAGGGTGGCAGCAGATATGAAGATCCCAGGTATTTATCAGGACAGTGGGGTTAAAACAGCTATAATCGGGGGGGATGTGACTTTACACTGCTCGTTTAAGAACGATGCTGTCAACTTCATTTCTTGGTACCAGCAAAGTTTGGGAGGCAAACCTGTCATCATTGCAACACGGATGAAGCTCAATGCACAAGCCACCATCTCCCCTGCGTATAAAGAACGGTTTCAAGTCGATGTAGGAGTTGAAGACGGAATCAACCATCTTATAATCAAAGGCATTCGACTGTCGGATTCAGCGACGTACTACTGTGGGATTTTAGAATTCAACGCCATTGAATTTGGAAAAGGGGTGTTTCTTCATGTCAAAACATCATCGTCCAACACCCAAGCTGTCGTCCATCAGCCAGCTTTGGAGCCACTCCGGGTGGGAGACTCTGTGAATTTGAGCTGTACAGTGCACGCTGAACAATGTGCTGAGGAGCAGACCTTCTACTGGTTCAGACATGGAGCTGCTCAGCCTTCAATCATGTATCACAGTGCGGGTCAGTGCAAGTTTGACTCTGAATCTCAAGTGAGAAACTGCACTTTAAACCTCCCTATAAAGGCTGCGAGCTCCTCTGATGCAGGGATGTACTACTGTGCTCTGGCTTCATGTGGGGAGGTTGTGTTTGGGAGTGGAACGAGAGTGGAGGTTCGAGGTAGGTTATAATAGCCAATAGGGCTCATGTATTGCTACATGTATCTGCACATTGATACAAAATGTGCAACATAGATTTCTCTTTCTCGATTGCATAGGAGGTTCTGCCAAAGTCCCTTCTCTGCTGGTGTCTTGCCTGAGCGTGGTATTGGCAGGTTCCATTATCATGCTCCTCACCTTGGCTGTCATCATTTACAAGTTGAACAAAAAATCATGTTCTCTCTGCGAAGGTGTGATGATATCtttcttaaaacatttaaaactgtcCTGCAATCATCTTGCTTTGTCATTCATGTGCTTTGATTTGCAGGGACAGATCGTCATCTGACAGTTTCTGCAGCCTCTGACACCACGGTAAGTGAAATAAATCCCTTCATGCAGTCTTATTCACAACTACTTTTCACACCAGTGCTATGTCTAACTTCTTTTGTCATTACCAGGGACAAGATGTGGATATTCTCCACTATGCAGCTCTGAGTCTGAACAGAACCAGTGAGCGACATCGCCAAGAAGAGAGCACAGAGACCCACTGTGTATACTCCAGAGTTAAGAGCAGAAAAGTGTAAAGGACTCATCACTTCTTTCCTCAAGGTCACTTAAATCCACTTAATGTACGATGGCAAATAAATTgcaataaaatactttttcctTTGTCAATGTATTTGCAGTATTCTCACTTAAAGGGTGTCTCTTGAAGGTATAACAGTCAAAGGGCTCATCGTGTCCGTACATAAAGTTTGATACTGGGTACAAATTTAGACAAGCAGTCTATGAAGTATGAAAATCCCCTGCTATCTATAAATATCTTCTGCAGTCAGAAACCTAGCCTCTCACTCTTGTGGTGAAGGTGGTGTGAGGTACTGAGTGCAAGTTTCCATTGGTGGAAACATGAGTCCTAGCAGAGTTTGAACAAAGGAAGGCCGGCCTGCAGCTTACAGGCCACAGCATCTCACACCTCTACAAACCGTGTGTGAAAGTATGAGTCTTAGATGCAGCAAACAGGCTGTGCACACAAAGTGTAACCTTTAGCAGGTAGGCTATTATCATGGCATTATAGTTACTCAAATTCATTTTCAAGTTAAATCGCTTTTACTTACCTCTATCGCCAACAGACCACACTGAACTGGTCGCCCATGCAAAGAAAGTTAGACGATCAAAATTAAATTTGGTGATTTGTTACCatttcctttttacatttttcagttcCCTAAAAGAACTCTCATCATAATGACAGGTCCACAGCTTTCACTCCACTCCCAACAAGAGGACATTGTGGTTCCTAAATGTAATCAAGTCACATTGATCAGAACATACAGGAGTAGTATCAAAAAACCAACCGTCTTATTGTGTGGTTTAAAAACAGGGTTGCATTAGTTTTTGAGGGAAAGGGTCAAGGCAGGATGGAAGAACAATGGATCGAATGAGGTTGAAGTCTCTCTGGAGCCGTGACCCTGAGGTCAAGgttaaaaattaaatgtaaagcaGGCATCAAATGTAAATCAAATTGAGTGGAATACTCCAAGAAATGATTTCTCTAATACATTTTGAGCCTTTTTTTCCTAATTAATCAGAACACCGTCCTGTTAAGACATGACAAACCCTCTGTAATTTCTTCTTTAGCATTAGATGCTATGCTCCATTGTCTTCCATCTTTTCACATTACATACCAATCACAACCATTTCAGGAGCACTTGAGATGTTGGGTCTTTTGGTGTATTTAAGGGCCCGTTTGCTTACAAAACAGAGGCTTCAATAGTTCTAATATGTATTAAACTTTGAGGAGCTAACCTTGAATGTATCGGTCTAATGCAGGGTTGAGTTTCCATTGCAAATATCAAGCTAGCTGCATACAGACAGGACATGTTCTAGGTGTGGCAGTGTGCTAAGAAACACAAGCATGGTGACAAGACCTGCCATTGTTGTCTTGAGCTTAGCACCAACTTATCTGCCTGATAGCAAGGGCCACACTCAACGCTTTGATAAGGCTTTCATCATTTACAAGTTGTTTACTGTAAATGCACTCTTTGTTCCCTTAAGCCCAGGGGTgtaactatgttttttttttttgtcactgtgtgGTCGGCAAGTCAAAGACTAGCTCTCGGTAGGCTAACCTTTGTTCATGCGGCCCCGCTGCTCTTTTTGTCTGAGTGGTTTCAAACAGGAAGCGTCTGCAGTGTTTTCATGCGAAGCAGCCCAGCAGTTTCTCTCCAGTGCCCAGACGATGACAAGAACATAAGAGGAAATAATTTGAACAATAAAGGTTAAACATTGAGCTGTGAACATCTAGGCTCTTTAACAAATGTTCTTTTACCATCAAACTCTTGAAAGCTAGCTACTTTAGCATTGAGTTGGCCTTGAACTGTTAAACAAAATCgtctttattaaacaaaaaacatatatgTACATATGCATTCAACTATTCTAATATGTTTCCCAAAATTGCTCAAGCAACACATTTACAGTTAAAGATTGCTGGATATCCCAAAGACCTGCCATACTGGGGAATGATTAGCTAAAGTTGGTGTTAgcataaatatgttttcatgcCTTCATATTATAACCTGATAATTCAGCCTTGCAGAGAGTTAAGCCAACACACTAAGTGTTTCATTTACTGTTGTATGAACCAAAAAACTCACcctgatctgtttttttaagggagGGAAATGTGATATTAGAAACATCACAGGTTACTTCTGTTAACTACATAATCTAAGTGTATCAATAATAACCACAACAGCAAAAGTAACTGctgtcttctttctgttgtGATTTAGTACTTATTTTGTTCATCTTTAATCTCTCTGGTTCTGTCTCACTCACTGTAAGTCTGTACACTGTCACTGACTAAATCTCTCTCAATAATCAGGAATATTGGGGCACTgtggcgtagtggttagtgcttaATGGTGGTTCTTTGGTCAGTCAGGCTATAGTCATccaggtgggcggcccgggttcaattCTGACCTGTGGCAAAAGGAGCcacgtgtcattccccactctctctctcaccaatttccaactctatccacagtGCTATCTCGACAATGAATGCACTAAATGCCCaaaattaaatctaaaaaaaataataataatctggaATATTCTAGAAACTCAACACCATCATTAGTAGATGACAATTAATAGGGTACTTCAATATccttgctgttgctgttgttgatttttttaaaggctgtagagaccattttgactttttttttttcgtaaggtttattttgggtcttttttgt is a window from the Labrus mixtus chromosome 23, fLabMix1.1, whole genome shotgun sequence genome containing:
- the LOC132958622 gene encoding uncharacterized protein LOC132958622, which produces MVPHILLVLLGGMCKVAADMKIPGIYQDSGVKTAIIGGDVTLHCSFKNDAVNFISWYQQSLGGKPVIIATRMKLNAQATISPAYKERFQVDVGVEDGINHLIIKGIRLSDSATYYCGILEFNAIEFGKGVFLHVKTSSSNTQAVVHQPALEPLRVGDSVNLSCTVHAEQCAEEQTFYWFRHGAAQPSIMYHSAGQCKFDSESQVRNCTLNLPIKAASSSDAGMYYCALASCGEVVFGSGTRVEVRGGSAKVPSLLVSCLSVVLAGSIIMLLTLAVIIYKLNKKSCSLCEGTDRHLTVSAASDTTGQDVDILHYAALSLNRTSERHRQEESTETHCVYSRVKSRKV